One segment of Candidatus Bathyarchaeota archaeon DNA contains the following:
- the cimA gene encoding citramalate synthase — MLKVELYDTTLRDGNQGVGVNFSVNDKLKIARRLSEFGIDIIEGGWPSESNPSEVEFFKLYKEEGVDAAVSAIGATRKPNSNPRADRNLEALISIESDYVTLVGKSWRLHVEKILDTTLKENLHMITDSVEYLKEHGCKVIFDAEHFFDGFKDDPAYSVQTLKAAVDGGASTVVLCDTRGSSTPYEVYDVTRHITKTVSVPVGVHAHNDRGLATANSIFAVMAGAEHFQGTVNGIGERCGNANMIEFIGNLEFSLGYRTGLDLKRLRQLSEYVYEIANLTPNNYMPFVGKYAFAHKAGIHGHAVTKLPRAYESIDPSLVGNSRNVTVSGQAGLTNIITKAQQLGYRLDKSDPKAKEFLMKIKRMDSSGYNLENANATLELLYARTLGERLDYFTMINWRAFVTGENGVLHSESTVKLKVKDESIISAGEGNGPVNAFDNALRKALETHYPELCRVRLVGYRVREIDVERGTAAAVRVFIEFEADGERWSTAGVSTNILKASEEALLDGYIYFLYKNKSGRVEARQHRSMKGSED; from the coding sequence ATTTTGAAGGTTGAGCTCTACGATACAACATTACGTGACGGAAACCAAGGTGTAGGAGTAAACTTTTCAGTAAATGATAAACTCAAGATAGCAAGGCGCCTCTCAGAGTTTGGAATAGACATAATTGAGGGGGGATGGCCAAGCGAATCGAATCCTTCAGAGGTTGAGTTCTTCAAACTCTACAAAGAGGAAGGGGTCGATGCGGCGGTCTCAGCCATAGGTGCTACTAGAAAGCCAAACTCTAACCCTCGAGCCGACAGAAATCTTGAGGCTTTAATATCCATAGAGTCTGACTATGTAACTCTTGTAGGTAAGTCTTGGAGGCTGCATGTAGAGAAGATTCTGGATACAACATTGAAAGAGAACCTTCATATGATAACAGATTCTGTTGAGTATCTGAAGGAACATGGATGCAAAGTGATCTTCGACGCGGAACATTTTTTTGACGGATTCAAGGATGATCCAGCCTACTCTGTCCAGACTCTAAAGGCCGCGGTGGATGGTGGAGCATCCACCGTTGTCCTATGTGACACTCGAGGAAGTTCTACCCCATATGAGGTATACGATGTTACAAGACACATTACAAAGACTGTGAGTGTACCTGTAGGTGTACATGCTCATAATGATAGGGGCCTGGCGACGGCAAACTCCATATTCGCAGTCATGGCGGGTGCTGAACACTTTCAAGGAACAGTGAATGGGATAGGAGAGAGATGCGGAAACGCAAATATGATAGAGTTTATTGGAAACCTGGAATTCAGCTTAGGTTACAGGACTGGACTTGACCTGAAGAGGTTGAGACAACTCTCAGAGTATGTGTATGAGATTGCAAACTTGACTCCTAACAATTACATGCCTTTCGTAGGCAAATATGCTTTCGCCCATAAGGCTGGGATCCACGGCCACGCCGTCACTAAACTGCCAAGGGCCTACGAGAGCATAGATCCAAGCCTTGTCGGAAACTCTAGGAATGTAACAGTATCAGGCCAAGCCGGACTCACAAACATCATAACGAAAGCACAGCAACTGGGCTATAGGCTCGATAAGTCAGATCCCAAAGCCAAGGAATTTCTCATGAAGATAAAGAGAATGGATTCCTCAGGCTACAATCTTGAGAATGCTAATGCAACCTTGGAACTACTTTACGCCCGGACCCTCGGTGAGAGGCTGGACTACTTCACCATGATAAACTGGAGAGCCTTCGTAACCGGAGAGAACGGTGTCCTCCATTCAGAGAGCACAGTCAAGCTGAAGGTTAAAGACGAATCTATAATTTCAGCAGGTGAAGGAAATGGCCCAGTCAACGCCTTCGACAACGCTCTGAGGAAGGCCCTGGAAACTCATTACCCTGAGCTATGCAGAGTCAGACTCGTAGGTTATAGGGTTAGGGAGATAGATGTCGAGAGAGGTACAGCGGCTGCTGTAAGGGTCTTCATAGAGTTTGAGGCTGATGGAGAACGCTGGTCTACAGCGGGGGTTTCAACGAACATTCTAAAGGCCAGTGAAGAAGCCTTGCTAGACGGCTACATATACTTTCTATACAAGAATAAAAGTGGCCGTGTGGAGGCCCGCCAACATAGGTCTATGAAAGGTTCAGAGGATTAA